TGGAGAAATTAGTGGCTCTATTAGACCATGAAAATGTGAAAGTGGTTGAGGCCGCACTTGCAGCTCTATCGAGCTTACTAGAAGACGGGTTAGATGTAGAGAAAGGGGTCAAGATACTCGATGAAGCGGATGGGATACGGCATATACTAAACGTTCTGAGGGAGAACCGAACAGAGAGGCTGACAAGGAGAGCGGTTTGGATGGTGGAAAGGATCTTGCGGATTGAAGACATAGCAAGAGAGGTGGCAGAGGAACAGAGCCTGAGCGCTGCACTTGTGGACGCTTTCCAAAACGCTGATTTTAGAACGAGACAGATCGCTGAGAACGCGTTGAAACACATTGATAAGATCCCAAACTTCTCAAGTATATTCCCAAACATCGCATAGGGAAAATCTCTTTGAAACTGTCCAGTGAGTTATAGTGATTTTAAAActgtggtttttgttttgatgggATTACTTGTTAATAGGCATCCAGTTTTTTTCTGGGTATATATTGTAAATTCCGattcttatttgtttataaatccTACGTTGGAAATCGAAATCATTTGATTGGCCTCAGATTAAAAAGGCTTATGTGTGTTGCGGAGGGAGTTGTGCTTACTTTtgcatcaaatatatattgagtTCATAGATTAAACCAATTTGTAAAACGTTTTAAGCTTCACACAAACTGATTTGAGATTtgggaagaacaaaaacaactcTTTCTTCGCACCCtttaaataaactaatttagTTAATAAAAGACAAAGTACGATTAACCAGACCCATAATAGCCATTACAGATGAGATGACTTCAGATCTGGTAACGGTCTCGGTCTCGGTCTTGGTCATGGGCATAGGCATAGGCATAGGCATAGGCATAGGCATAGCCATGGCGATGGGCATAGGCATAGGCATGGCCATGGGCATAGGCATGTGCATGTGCATGTGCATGTGCATGGGCATAGGCATGGGCATGGGCATGGGCATAGGCATGGGCATGAGCACATGTACATGTTCTTGATCCAGTAATCCAATCACAGAAGACCACGACGgcttaaacagaaaaaagtcTCGATCAGCATCGCACCACGTTGGAATCGAACCCAAAACTCTCCACTTGTTAGCTCTCAAGTCGTATCTGTGAATCACTGAGCCAACCAGACTCATCATCCTCACCAGTAAACACTTGCCGTCGTACGCCTGCACGTTCCAGTACAACAACGGTAAACTTTGGTGCACCACCTCGTTCTTGATCCACCTCACGAGGATCCATTGACCATCAGTCTCGAGGGCATAAACGGAAATCACTGCATCAGTAGCCGATATCAATGTCAGGCGGTTATCGCCGGTACAGAGCAAGAGCTTCCCCGGTTTCCGGTTAAATTGGCTTTGAATCAGTCGTGCTTTCTCTGTTTCGGGATTGAACGCTACGATGCTCCCGTCTTTTCTCAGCCAGTGAAGATCTCCGTTCACGTAAACAGGTTTCGAATTCTTACCCTTTTTGAGATTACTTGCGCGGCAAGTAATGGTGGTTTTCGATAAGCTCCATGATTCTCCGGTGTTGATCCTGAATTGATACGTCGTTTCGTATGGATTTGAAACCTCTAGCTGCTCGGATATGAAAACGATTTTGAATCTCTGAGTGGCTCGATCGATCTGATCAACCGCGAACCCAATCCACGTTTCGTTTCCCCATATAGAGTAATGCAGGAACCGGAACTTCTTTGTGAGAGGATTAGCGACGCAGAGGATACCATTAATGGATAATAGGACAAGGCCGGAACAAGAACCGAGAATATTACACAAGTTCTTCAAGGGTGTCATGTTTTTGAATAACCTAGAAATGGCATAAGGgtagaaacagaggaatttaGAGCCAACTTTGGAGATATGAAGCAAACTGGACCCGATCCGAGAAAAGTATTCgaatttaaaatttgggtCGTCGGATATATGCGTGTTGATAGATTTATTTGTGCATCGCATCTTCCCCAGAGATTTGGGATCTAAGTTGAAGAGAATCTCATCGAGGAGATGCAAAGGTAATCTCTTCATGCTGATCTCAGtgagg
This sequence is a window from Arabidopsis thaliana chromosome 1 sequence. Protein-coding genes within it:
- a CDS encoding F-box family protein (F-box family protein; CONTAINS InterPro DOMAIN/s: F-box domain, cyclin-like (InterPro:IPR001810), F-box domain, Skp2-like (InterPro:IPR022364), F-box associated interaction domain (InterPro:IPR017451); BEST Arabidopsis thaliana protein match is: F-box family protein (TAIR:AT1G20795.1); Has 1819 Blast hits to 716 proteins in 166 species: Archae - 2; Bacteria - 445; Metazoa - 392; Fungi - 63; Plants - 395; Viruses - 75; Other Eukaryotes - 447 (source: NCBI BLink).), giving the protein MKRLPLHLLDEILFNLDPKSLGKMRCTNKSINTHISDDPNFKFEYFSRIGSSLLHISKVGSKFLCFYPYAISRLFKNMTPLKNLCNILGSCSGLVLLSINGILCVANPLTKKFRFLHYSIWGNETWIGFAVDQIDRATQRFKIVFISEQLEVSNPYETTYQFRINTGESWSLSKTTITCRASNLKKGKNSKPVYVNGDLHWLRKDGSIVAFNPETEKARLIQSQFNRKPGKLLLCTGDNRLTLISATDAVISVYALETDGQWILVRWIKNEVVHQSLPLLYWNVQAYDGKCLLVRMMSLVGSVIHRYDLRANKWRVLGSIPTWCDADRDFFLFKPSWSSVIGLLDQEHVHVLMPMPMPMPMPMPMPMHMHMHMHMPMPMAMPMPMPIAMAMPMPMPMPMPMPMTKTETETVTRSEVISSVMAIMGLVNRTLSFIN